In Tuberibacillus sp. Marseille-P3662, the following proteins share a genomic window:
- a CDS encoding fatty acid desaturase family protein produces the protein MDQLHSFGWYAGRVAPHLPKKAFKPAAGRLWGGLAYLIVSLCGLLAIGLLHLNPWINLVISIVLGSSFAAMGFLGHEILHGAVVRKPWLRNVLGAVAFWPLSTGPRLWRRWHNRGHHVHTQDEKNDPDSWPSMEDFANQPLIRLIYRLPFPIRSLFSFISLAMTFSFHSFRMFLHYIKDFKQENQRAVWMQLILPWTTWIGLMFLIGPVDWLFAYLLPVLIANMIVMGYISTNHRLNPLVSVNDPLANSLSVTVPKWIDVLHFNFSHHTEHHLFPGMNSKYYPMVKQHIKAMWPERYHEMSLLRALKVLWQTPRLYYQQNELVDPHQGHLYGSLGNGLDPTNIHYREENVKGESPESKNESLDSPDQKKKTE, from the coding sequence ATGGATCAATTACATTCCTTCGGCTGGTACGCTGGCCGTGTTGCACCACATCTCCCCAAGAAAGCGTTCAAACCCGCTGCAGGAAGGCTCTGGGGTGGGTTAGCCTATCTTATTGTTTCCCTCTGTGGACTACTTGCCATTGGTTTATTACATTTAAATCCATGGATCAATCTTGTCATTTCTATCGTATTGGGTTCGAGCTTTGCGGCCATGGGATTTCTAGGCCATGAAATTCTACATGGTGCGGTTGTTCGAAAACCTTGGCTTCGTAATGTGCTTGGGGCCGTTGCCTTTTGGCCGTTAAGCACAGGCCCCAGACTTTGGAGAAGATGGCATAATCGGGGCCATCACGTTCATACACAGGATGAGAAGAACGACCCTGATTCTTGGCCAAGTATGGAGGATTTTGCTAACCAGCCGCTGATCCGTTTGATCTATCGATTACCTTTTCCGATTCGTTCGCTGTTTAGTTTCATCTCATTGGCCATGACTTTCTCTTTCCATTCTTTCAGGATGTTTCTCCACTATATTAAAGATTTTAAGCAAGAGAATCAGCGTGCGGTTTGGATGCAGCTCATTCTTCCCTGGACGACTTGGATTGGTTTAATGTTCTTGATCGGTCCTGTAGACTGGCTGTTTGCTTATTTGCTTCCTGTACTCATTGCCAATATGATTGTGATGGGTTATATCTCAACCAATCATCGTTTGAACCCACTTGTGTCCGTCAATGACCCACTAGCCAATAGTTTGTCAGTGACGGTGCCAAAATGGATCGATGTGCTTCACTTTAATTTTTCACATCACACAGAACATCACCTTTTTCCAGGTATGAACTCGAAGTATTACCCGATGGTTAAGCAGCATATAAAAGCGATGTGGCCTGAGCGCTATCATGAAATGTCATTATTAAGAGCGCTAAAAGTGCTATGGCAGACGCCCAGACTGTATTACCAGCAGAATGAATTAGTTGATCCTCATCAGGGACACCTATATGGGTCATTGGGTAACGGTCTTGATCCAACGAATATTCATTATCGAGAAGAAAATGTTAAAGGGGAAAGCCCTGAATCAAAAAATGAGTCGCTTGATTCTCCCGATCAGAAAAAGAAGACAGAATGA
- a CDS encoding restriction endonuclease: protein MDILITSTFVLIFIGLGHLWLTKRKIDEAEIQLADDIRQQMKLKQTLAMGLYYRFNFPKEINHDGDEAFQVSTDLFLKQEPHEFEDFVANIMEQRFGGEAYLTPRTGDFGVDIEHHRDGELYLGQVKCQQRDVDYRPIAILHSNMVKSGANRGFIVTTSAFNKRARDYADSLDIDLIDGLGLIDFWLEKYEDDRNEAPAPEAKLETT, encoded by the coding sequence ATGGACATTCTGATTACAAGTACCTTTGTCCTCATATTCATTGGGTTAGGGCATTTGTGGTTAACCAAACGGAAGATTGATGAGGCTGAAATCCAATTAGCTGACGATATCAGGCAGCAAATGAAACTCAAACAAACCCTAGCCATGGGCCTGTATTACCGGTTTAATTTTCCTAAAGAAATTAATCATGATGGAGATGAAGCCTTTCAAGTAAGTACAGACTTATTTTTAAAGCAGGAGCCTCATGAGTTCGAAGATTTTGTTGCCAACATTATGGAACAACGATTTGGTGGGGAAGCTTATTTAACACCTCGGACCGGTGACTTCGGTGTCGATATTGAGCATCATCGTGACGGTGAATTATACCTAGGGCAAGTTAAATGCCAGCAGCGGGATGTAGATTATAGGCCGATCGCCATCCTGCATTCCAATATGGTCAAATCCGGTGCAAATAGAGGGTTTATCGTGACAACAAGTGCGTTTAATAAGCGTGCTCGAGACTATGCCGATTCACTGGATATTGACTTAATTGATGGCCTTGGTCTTATTGATTTCTGGTTAGAGAAGTATGAAGATGACCGAAATGAGGCTCCGGCCCCTGAGGCGAAATTAGAAACGACATAG
- a CDS encoding YhcN/YlaJ family sporulation lipoprotein translates to MKKQIGSLAAAFLLSINLTGCNGTTTNDSEIGANNNNIRQIGYNTEKNNTDNPLNEDTGVDNNTRDNHLDANDFDTHAAQQIEKRVSNMDNVKSARVIVTDANVLIGINTHHSITNKFKADIRSTISDQINDHQDIHIMMDEAILDRIHTMDDALKNNENRSGVQENLDRLGDDAETP, encoded by the coding sequence ATGAAAAAGCAAATCGGATCACTAGCTGCAGCTTTCCTTCTTAGTATAAACCTTACGGGCTGTAATGGAACCACCACTAACGACAGTGAGATCGGCGCCAACAATAATAATATCCGTCAAATTGGTTATAACACCGAAAAAAATAACACCGACAACCCATTAAATGAAGATACCGGTGTGGATAACAATACGAGAGATAACCATCTCGATGCCAATGATTTTGACACGCATGCAGCCCAGCAAATTGAGAAACGTGTGTCGAATATGGACAATGTTAAATCCGCCCGTGTGATTGTCACTGACGCCAATGTCCTGATTGGCATTAACACCCATCATTCCATAACAAACAAGTTCAAGGCTGACATTCGTAGCACGATCAGCGACCAAATCAATGATCATCAAGATATCCATATCATGATGGATGAGGCGATTCTTGATCGGATCCATACTATGGATGATGCTCTTAAGAACAATGAGAACCGATCAGGTGTCCAAGAAAATTTAGATCGCCTCGGTGATGACGCCGAAACCCCTTAA
- a CDS encoding YwbE family protein, with protein sequence MKNDAQHQNRKNIYPGQEVDIVLKKDQRTGKMTRGVVKDILTNSGQHPHGIKVRLEDGQVGRVKTIIGSDD encoded by the coding sequence ATGAAGAATGATGCTCAACATCAAAATCGTAAAAATATTTATCCAGGCCAAGAGGTCGACATTGTTCTAAAAAAGGATCAGCGGACAGGAAAAATGACCCGCGGTGTTGTTAAGGATATCCTGACAAATTCTGGTCAACACCCGCATGGCATCAAAGTACGCTTAGAAGATGGACAGGTTGGCCGGGTCAAAACAATCATTGGGTCTGATGATTAA
- a CDS encoding DEAD/DEAH box helicase, which yields MTDTWSIMVTMKPFLQSAWASSGFQTPTTIQEKVAPLVLEGHDIIGESPTGTGKTVAYLLPLLQQVDPDKKAVQVIVLAPSRELVMQIFDVVQQWTKGSDIHGAALIGGANIKRQQEKLKKHPKIVVGTPGRIHELIKLKKLKMHEVRTMVLDEGDQLLVPEHMDTIRSISKTTLKDRQTLVFSATLPQSTEEKAKELMHEPELIRIQRDDKLPSKVDHIYFVCDDPRDKIDVLRKLVKAEPLKALTFVKDLGDISMIAAKLEYKGVPLGVLNSDSTKQDREAAIKQFRAGEYPLLLATDVAARGLDIKDLTHVIHFNLPKHADQYTHRSGRTGRAGESGTVISIVTKKEERDLKRMSRELGITVHKKILFKGQIEDEKMKNKPHK from the coding sequence ATGACAGACACTTGGTCAATAATGGTGACTATGAAGCCATTTTTGCAGAGCGCCTGGGCTAGCTCAGGATTTCAGACACCCACGACCATTCAGGAGAAGGTAGCCCCTTTAGTCCTAGAAGGGCACGATATTATCGGTGAATCACCAACGGGAACAGGTAAGACTGTGGCTTATTTACTGCCGCTATTGCAACAGGTTGACCCGGATAAAAAGGCGGTTCAAGTCATTGTTTTAGCACCATCCCGAGAACTGGTTATGCAAATTTTCGACGTCGTGCAACAGTGGACCAAGGGCAGCGACATTCATGGGGCGGCTTTGATTGGTGGTGCTAATATCAAAAGGCAGCAGGAAAAATTAAAGAAACATCCTAAGATTGTCGTCGGAACGCCAGGGCGGATTCATGAATTGATTAAGTTAAAAAAATTGAAGATGCATGAAGTTAGAACGATGGTATTAGACGAAGGGGACCAGCTGCTCGTTCCCGAACATATGGATACGATCAGAAGTATTAGTAAAACAACACTTAAAGATCGGCAAACGTTAGTGTTTTCGGCGACCTTACCTCAAAGCACGGAAGAAAAAGCAAAGGAACTGATGCATGAACCGGAATTAATAAGGATTCAGAGGGATGACAAATTGCCGTCTAAGGTGGACCATATTTATTTTGTCTGTGATGACCCGAGGGACAAAATTGATGTCCTTCGTAAGCTGGTGAAGGCCGAGCCATTAAAGGCACTTACTTTTGTCAAAGACCTTGGGGACATTTCGATGATAGCTGCTAAGCTTGAGTATAAAGGTGTTCCCTTAGGTGTACTGAATAGTGATTCGACGAAACAAGATCGTGAGGCGGCAATTAAACAGTTTCGCGCCGGGGAATACCCGCTTCTCTTGGCAACAGATGTCGCGGCTAGAGGATTGGATATCAAAGATCTCACTCATGTCATCCACTTTAATCTTCCGAAGCATGCTGATCAGTACACTCATCGGTCCGGACGCACAGGAAGAGCTGGAGAGTCAGGAACGGTTATTTCGATTGTAACCAAAAAAGAAGAACGTGACTTGAAGAGAATGTCGCGTGAGTTAGGGATTACGGTTCACAAAAAGATCTTATTTAAGGGACAAATCGAGGATGAAAAGATGAAAAATAAACCTCATAAGTAA
- a CDS encoding MFS transporter, with protein sequence MFNLPVDVRKLLLTRGMRSFWQGMMVVDLTLYLAALEWSGKAIGVVLTLSSIVGALLIILVGIMSDRLGRKPFLLISETLTLVSAVGACVTINPIFLALAIIFANFGRGQTGTAGPFAPAEQAWLARLVPFSVRGKVFSYNNAIGFFGMGIGALMGGLPAFMQNYMSEAISYRPIFGVVVLISMANLLIITTLKEPEKEVEDKDQIPANQAEYIQMQKETTKKENKQLAKLAFVNAINGTGIGLIGPLMAYWFSVKYGVGTAQVGVTISLSFILTSFASLLTGRLTEKLGMIKSVVWLRLIGFFLLILLPFSPFFWLASVLYIIRNAMNRGTQGARQAVSASITRDRRRGLSTSISAFSMRMPASAGPTISGALIESGLLAWPFMIAGGLQLGYVFLYGYFFKGFDKIQFQQKTARTET encoded by the coding sequence ATGTTTAATTTACCTGTTGATGTAAGAAAGTTGTTGTTAACCCGGGGAATGCGAAGTTTTTGGCAAGGAATGATGGTTGTTGATCTTACCTTATATCTTGCCGCTTTGGAATGGTCAGGAAAAGCTATTGGTGTTGTGTTAACGCTATCATCCATTGTGGGCGCCCTTTTAATTATTTTGGTTGGTATTATGAGTGATCGTTTGGGTCGTAAACCTTTTCTGCTTATAAGTGAAACCTTAACCTTAGTCAGTGCTGTCGGTGCGTGTGTGACAATCAATCCGATCTTTCTAGCACTGGCGATTATCTTTGCTAATTTCGGGCGCGGTCAAACAGGGACAGCGGGGCCGTTTGCTCCTGCAGAACAGGCTTGGCTCGCGCGGTTAGTTCCGTTTTCTGTGCGGGGCAAGGTTTTTTCATATAATAATGCGATCGGTTTTTTCGGTATGGGAATCGGTGCGTTAATGGGTGGTTTGCCGGCTTTTATGCAAAACTATATGTCTGAGGCCATATCTTATCGCCCCATTTTTGGGGTGGTTGTCCTGATATCAATGGCTAATCTACTGATTATTACAACACTAAAAGAACCAGAAAAAGAAGTGGAAGACAAAGATCAGATACCGGCCAATCAAGCAGAATATATTCAAATGCAAAAAGAAACAACAAAGAAGGAAAACAAGCAATTGGCTAAATTAGCATTTGTCAATGCGATTAATGGAACGGGCATTGGATTAATTGGGCCGTTAATGGCCTACTGGTTTTCAGTTAAGTACGGTGTTGGGACGGCTCAGGTTGGCGTGACCATTTCTCTTTCATTCATATTAACCAGTTTTGCATCTTTGTTAACGGGCCGACTGACGGAAAAGTTGGGGATGATCAAGTCCGTTGTTTGGTTGCGTCTCATCGGTTTTTTTCTCTTAATACTCTTGCCGTTCTCGCCGTTTTTTTGGTTGGCGTCCGTTCTGTATATTATAAGAAACGCCATGAATCGTGGTACGCAGGGGGCAAGGCAAGCTGTCAGTGCCAGTATCACTCGTGACAGGCGCAGGGGATTATCAACCAGTATCAGCGCATTTTCGATGCGGATGCCGGCTTCAGCGGGCCCAACGATTTCAGGAGCGTTAATCGAGTCAGGGTTACTCGCTTGGCCATTCATGATTGCTGGCGGTCTGCAACTCGGTTATGTCTTTCTATACGGATATTTCTTTAAGGGGTTTGATAAGATCCAATTTCAGCAGAAAACAGCACGAACGGAGACATAA
- a CDS encoding carbonic anhydrase produces the protein MAEGTFAAAINCMDGRVQEPVIHWIKTHYNVDYVDSITEAGPNKVLLEANSEQLDTVKAKIEVSLNAHGSELIALIGHADCAGNPISKDKKVDQTKQNMQTLQNLYPNATVIGLYVNDAWEVERID, from the coding sequence ATGGCAGAAGGAACCTTTGCAGCAGCAATCAACTGTATGGATGGTCGCGTCCAAGAGCCCGTTATTCATTGGATTAAAACGCATTATAATGTAGATTACGTCGATTCAATTACCGAAGCAGGACCTAATAAAGTTTTACTAGAGGCGAATTCTGAACAACTCGATACGGTTAAAGCTAAAATTGAAGTATCACTTAATGCGCATGGTTCGGAACTGATTGCGTTGATTGGACATGCCGATTGTGCCGGCAACCCTATTTCAAAAGACAAAAAGGTCGATCAAACCAAGCAAAATATGCAAACATTGCAAAACCTGTATCCTAACGCTACCGTCATTGGCTTATATGTTAATGACGCTTGGGAAGTTGAACGGATTGATTAG
- a CDS encoding PTS sugar transporter subunit IIA — MLGKLLKRKSEPVEEMLVSPVNGQSVDIGEVPDPTFSEKMMGDGIAIKPEEGKVVAPIDSEVVQVFPTKHAVGLKTRSGVELLIHIGLETVSMDGEGFEAHVKQGQRIKSGDALISFDLNLVAEKAADTVIPVIITNVDQVDILNQQIDKNVQAGQTAVMTVKAQG, encoded by the coding sequence ATGTTAGGAAAGTTATTGAAAAGGAAGTCGGAGCCGGTTGAGGAGATGCTGGTTTCCCCAGTTAATGGACAATCCGTTGATATAGGTGAAGTTCCGGATCCGACTTTTTCTGAAAAAATGATGGGTGACGGTATTGCTATTAAGCCTGAGGAAGGCAAAGTTGTGGCACCGATCGATAGTGAAGTTGTCCAAGTGTTTCCAACTAAACACGCCGTTGGTTTGAAAACCCGTTCCGGCGTTGAGTTATTGATTCATATTGGACTTGAAACCGTTTCGATGGATGGAGAAGGCTTTGAGGCTCATGTTAAGCAAGGGCAAAGAATCAAATCTGGAGACGCACTTATCTCTTTTGACTTAAATTTAGTAGCGGAGAAAGCAGCTGATACAGTCATACCGGTCATTATCACTAATGTTGATCAGGTTGATATTCTGAATCAGCAAATTGACAAGAACGTTCAAGCAGGGCAAACGGCTGTGATGACCGTGAAAGCACAAGGATAG
- a CDS encoding AI-2E family transporter: MFNRSRWFRIAIGIILFLVIIFLLDKTSYILRPLKVLISTLFLPFFIAGILFYLFRPIQVFLEKRSVPKKLSILIVFLAIIAVLSVFVGIAGPIIQEQFTRLINNFPDMVSKIEEGITYWQNNQQEFPTYVNDFIDQTTNQIKSILMNTGTVMINFFSSLFGLVLVLVIVPFILFYMLNDKDHFLPSVLKFFPESSRDDVASILKDMDSTLAKYIQGQLIVSTCVGVLLLIGYSILGLHYSLVLSLFGMMTNVIPFIGPYIAVVPAIIVALFQDPFMVIYVVIIMLVAQQIESNFISPNVVGKALDIHPLTIICLVLAAGNFAGIMAVVLAIPTYAVTKVFVIHIYKLWKTQSKKQT, from the coding sequence TTGTTTAATAGAAGTCGCTGGTTTCGTATTGCTATTGGGATTATTTTGTTTCTTGTTATTATTTTCTTGCTAGATAAGACAAGTTATATTTTACGGCCTCTAAAAGTATTAATCTCGACCTTATTTTTGCCATTTTTTATAGCGGGCATTTTGTTTTACCTTTTCCGTCCCATACAGGTTTTTTTAGAAAAACGATCTGTACCAAAGAAGTTATCTATTCTTATTGTGTTTCTTGCGATCATAGCTGTGTTATCCGTGTTTGTAGGTATAGCAGGACCTATTATCCAAGAGCAATTTACACGCCTCATTAATAATTTTCCTGACATGGTTTCAAAAATTGAAGAAGGCATTACATACTGGCAAAACAACCAACAAGAATTCCCGACTTACGTGAATGACTTCATCGATCAAACGACCAATCAAATTAAGTCGATTCTCATGAACACAGGTACGGTTATGATCAACTTTTTCAGTTCGTTATTCGGATTGGTATTAGTTTTGGTGATTGTTCCGTTTATTTTATTTTACATGCTGAATGATAAGGATCATTTTTTGCCGTCTGTGCTTAAGTTTTTTCCGGAAAGTAGTCGCGATGATGTGGCTTCAATTTTGAAAGACATGGATTCAACACTGGCAAAATATATCCAAGGGCAATTAATTGTCAGCACTTGTGTCGGCGTTTTGTTGCTTATAGGTTATTCAATCCTTGGTCTGCATTATTCACTCGTCTTGTCCCTCTTCGGCATGATGACGAATGTCATTCCATTTATTGGTCCTTATATTGCTGTCGTCCCAGCGATCATCGTAGCTTTGTTTCAAGATCCATTTATGGTGATATACGTTGTCATTATAATGTTGGTGGCCCAACAAATTGAAAGCAATTTTATTTCACCGAATGTTGTCGGGAAAGCCTTGGATATCCATCCGTTGACGATTATTTGTTTAGTATTGGCTGCCGGGAATTTTGCTGGGATTATGGCCGTTGTTTTAGCGATTCCGACTTATGCGGTGACTAAAGTGTTCGTGATCCATATCTATAAATTGTGGAAGACACAATCGAAGAAACAGACTTAG
- a CDS encoding MOSC domain-containing protein: MADVSYPIAALHVGKPADMAFQNQTIRTGINKNPIHEALYLGNENFVGDGQADRKNHGGPDKAVCVYCEPNYTYWKNEHRLAFEYGAFGENVTLGQAEESAIRVGDIYQLGEAVVQVSQPRKPCYKVGAKHKLKHLPKLMEDTGFTGFYLRVIEEGWVEPNVNMQLLESADQLSIADINDIYFHQRDDQASLRRIMDIPELATAWRKMVKTKIY; the protein is encoded by the coding sequence ATGGCAGATGTTAGCTATCCAATCGCCGCTCTTCATGTTGGAAAACCAGCAGACATGGCGTTCCAAAATCAAACGATTCGGACAGGAATCAATAAAAATCCCATTCATGAAGCGCTATATCTTGGAAACGAAAACTTTGTAGGCGATGGACAAGCCGACCGCAAAAACCATGGTGGACCTGATAAAGCCGTTTGTGTTTATTGCGAGCCCAACTACACCTATTGGAAAAATGAACATCGTCTAGCTTTCGAGTATGGCGCGTTTGGGGAAAATGTGACTTTAGGACAGGCGGAAGAAAGTGCCATTCGAGTTGGTGATATTTATCAATTGGGAGAAGCGGTCGTACAAGTATCACAGCCGCGTAAACCCTGTTATAAAGTCGGAGCCAAACACAAATTAAAACATCTACCAAAATTGATGGAGGATACTGGGTTTACCGGTTTTTATTTGCGGGTGATTGAAGAAGGCTGGGTTGAACCCAATGTAAACATGCAGCTGTTAGAATCAGCAGACCAACTTTCGATTGCCGACATCAACGATATTTATTTTCATCAGAGGGACGATCAAGCATCCCTCCGCAGGATTATGGATATTCCAGAACTTGCCACTGCCTGGCGGAAAATGGTCAAAACAAAAATTTATTAA
- a CDS encoding J-domain-containing protein: MDFAMRLAEERMRHSIDKGDFDHLPGKGQPLPDDDMSGVPEDLRMGYKILKNAGAVPEEVQLKKDMATLEQLIACTEDDAEKTQLRKQWNQQSIRFNQLIEKKQMRGNASFRKYRSKIHNKMGL, translated from the coding sequence ATGGACTTCGCAATGCGGTTAGCCGAAGAACGGATGAGACACTCGATAGACAAAGGAGATTTTGACCATCTGCCTGGAAAGGGACAGCCATTACCAGATGATGATATGTCAGGGGTTCCTGAAGATTTAAGAATGGGATATAAAATCCTTAAGAATGCCGGCGCGGTTCCTGAAGAAGTTCAATTAAAAAAAGACATGGCAACCCTTGAACAGCTGATTGCGTGTACAGAGGATGACGCAGAGAAGACGCAATTAAGAAAGCAATGGAATCAACAAAGCATTCGCTTTAATCAACTAATAGAAAAGAAGCAAATGCGAGGGAACGCCTCGTTTCGCAAATATCGAAGTAAAATTCATAATAAAATGGGCCTATAA
- a CDS encoding CHY zinc finger protein: MTFPVKGVDMDGETRCKHYATEKDIIAIRMGCCNVYYACYKCHEEMADHAAMPVSKDDFDQPHVFCGHCQSEWTVREYLNSGYRCPKCHALFNEGCRLHYDLYFERINNE; encoded by the coding sequence ATGACGTTTCCTGTAAAAGGAGTCGATATGGATGGAGAAACGCGGTGTAAACATTATGCGACTGAAAAGGATATCATCGCGATTCGTATGGGCTGCTGTAATGTGTATTATGCCTGCTATAAATGTCACGAGGAAATGGCTGACCATGCGGCAATGCCGGTTTCGAAAGATGATTTTGACCAGCCGCATGTTTTTTGCGGCCATTGTCAAAGCGAATGGACGGTTCGTGAATACTTGAACAGCGGTTATCGTTGTCCAAAGTGTCATGCACTTTTTAATGAAGGATGCCGGCTGCATTATGACCTATATTTTGAAAGAATTAATAACGAATAA
- a CDS encoding GNAT family N-acetyltransferase has translation MIELQYFTRNDFDHLINWVTSPEFLLQWAGPSFTYPLDDEQLHAYIADANHPGANAFIYKVVDANTKEIIGHISLVKIDRTQQTARIGRVLVGDPAYRGKGVGEQMIQKILEVAFDNLKLSEVTLGVFDFNKGAIKCYQKAGFKQVRLRKNAAAINHEYWHLIEMARSRSE, from the coding sequence ATGATCGAACTTCAATATTTCACAAGAAACGACTTTGATCATTTAATCAACTGGGTCACATCACCCGAATTCCTATTGCAGTGGGCCGGACCCAGCTTCACATATCCGCTTGATGATGAGCAGTTACATGCCTATATTGCTGACGCCAATCATCCGGGTGCCAATGCATTTATTTATAAGGTTGTTGATGCTAACACTAAAGAAATCATCGGGCACATATCTTTAGTCAAAATTGACCGAACGCAGCAAACAGCACGTATTGGACGCGTCTTAGTCGGAGATCCAGCTTACAGAGGAAAAGGCGTTGGCGAGCAAATGATCCAAAAGATACTGGAGGTCGCCTTTGATAACTTAAAATTAAGTGAGGTCACACTAGGGGTTTTTGATTTCAATAAGGGGGCTATTAAGTGCTATCAAAAGGCAGGTTTCAAACAAGTCAGGCTGCGGAAAAATGCAGCAGCAATCAATCATGAATACTGGCATTTGATTGAAATGGCGCGTTCACGTTCCGAATAG
- a CDS encoding type 1 glutamine amidotransferase domain-containing protein, producing the protein MGKKIAVLMTSLFEDSEYTEPAKAYEDAGHELTIIEKEKGNIVEGKQGEAKETVDAAIDDVHPADFDALLLPGGFSPDILRADDRFVQFAKAFMDDKKPVFAICHGPQLLITAKALEGRSATGFTSIKVDMEYAGVNYKDQEVVVCCNQLVTSRTPDDIPAFNRESLKILEG; encoded by the coding sequence ATGGGTAAAAAGATTGCTGTATTAATGACAAGTTTGTTTGAGGACTCTGAATATACTGAGCCGGCCAAAGCTTATGAAGATGCCGGCCATGAACTGACGATTATTGAGAAGGAAAAGGGTAATATCGTAGAAGGCAAACAAGGCGAAGCTAAAGAAACGGTCGATGCTGCGATTGATGATGTTCATCCAGCTGATTTTGACGCTTTACTATTACCAGGTGGATTTTCTCCCGACATTCTCCGGGCTGATGACCGTTTTGTCCAATTTGCTAAGGCATTTATGGATGATAAAAAACCTGTGTTTGCGATCTGTCATGGTCCACAGCTTTTAATTACAGCGAAAGCTTTAGAAGGCCGTTCAGCGACTGGATTTACGTCCATTAAGGTTGATATGGAATACGCTGGCGTTAATTATAAGGATCAAGAAGTTGTCGTCTGTTGCAATCAACTTGTGACAAGTCGGACGCCAGACGATATACCGGCATTTAATCGCGAGTCACTAAAAATTCTTGAAGGCTAA
- a CDS encoding Maf family protein: MATLILASSSPRRRELIHTLGLDVHIIENDVDETISEHLSPASVAKTLALRKARQAYEDWPDKDAGAVVIGSDTVVALDDQILGKPADDTDACHMIGQLAGRKHEVYTAIAVIRLDDGKEYVSHLKTDVYMKPLSPERIKRYVATGESMDKAGAYGIQGLGSILVDRIDGDYFNVVGLPLSLLVELLKMFDIDVL, from the coding sequence ATGGCAACATTAATATTAGCCTCATCATCACCGCGGCGGCGGGAGTTGATTCATACGTTAGGTCTCGATGTTCACATCATAGAAAATGATGTAGATGAAACCATTTCAGAACATCTTTCTCCTGCCTCCGTTGCCAAGACATTAGCACTTAGAAAAGCGCGTCAAGCCTACGAAGATTGGCCGGACAAAGATGCAGGGGCAGTTGTGATTGGTTCAGATACTGTTGTTGCGTTAGATGACCAAATCTTGGGGAAACCGGCTGATGATACGGATGCGTGCCATATGATCGGCCAATTGGCTGGACGCAAGCATGAAGTTTATACGGCCATTGCTGTCATCCGCTTAGATGACGGGAAAGAATATGTGAGTCATCTGAAAACAGACGTGTATATGAAGCCGTTGAGCCCAGAGCGAATTAAACGCTATGTGGCGACGGGTGAATCGATGGACAAAGCAGGGGCTTATGGGATTCAAGGCCTCGGATCTATTCTTGTTGACCGGATTGATGGTGATTACTTTAATGTCGTCGGACTCCCTTTATCTTTACTAGTTGAATTACTGAAGATGTTTGACATAGACGTGTTATAA